In Embleya scabrispora, the DNA window AGGCGCGGCCCAGCGCGACCGCCGCGGGCCCGAGGGCGTAGCGCCGGGTGGTGGGGTCGGCGCTGATCAGGCGACGGGTGCGCAGGGCGGTGAGGATCCGATGGACGGCGGCCTTCGTCAGGTTGAGTTCGGTGGCGATCTCCGTGATGCCGAGGTCGGGCCTTCCGCTGCGCCCGAACAGGAGCAGGACGTCCATCGCGCGTTCGACGGCGGCGATGGATCTGCTGCTCGCTTCCTCGACGTCCAGGGTTGTCGTCGAACGGCCGTCCACGCTTTCCTCCTTCGAACCGGATGTCGAGTGTACCGCGTGGCGTCGCATGGTTTCCCCATGTGGAACGCCGTACGTATTCGGGGGCGATTCGTCCCGGGGCAGGCGAATGCCCCGCTCCGGCGGAGCGGGGCACGGCGTCAGGATGTGGCGTGGGTGCGTCGTCGTCGCCATGCCAGGAACCCGGCGCCCGTGACGACCACCACGGCACCCGCCGCGCCCAGCACGATCGCCGTCGTGTGGCCGGTGCCGTCGCCTTGCGCCTCGGTGTTCGTGCCGCCCAGGACGAGGACCGTGGCCGGGTCGCGGGGTTCGCACGGCACCTGGATCGTGCGTCCCTTGTAGGCGACGTCGAGGACGAAACGCCCGGGGGTGACGGTGGTGCGTCCGGTGGCGGTGAGGGTGGTCCTGCCGGTCATCTCGCCGATGGGCACGGGACTGCCGGGCGCGACGGCGGGGTTCTTGCGGGGGCTGGTCATGGTGACCGTGCCGTTGTGGGCTCCGGCGAGGGCGAGGGTGCCGGTGGTCTGCATGGAGTCGGTGTCGTAGGGGGCCGGTCCGGCGAGTTGCGGTACGGGTTCGGAGGTCCAGGTGAACGTCACCTCCTGTCCGGTGGCGGGTGCCTCGGGGGTGGCGGTGAGGGAGAGGGTCACCGGGGCGGGCGTGTCGCCGGCGAAGGGGACCTGGCAGGTGTATTGGACGGTGCCGTGGGCGGCGTGGGCGGAGGGTGCGGTCGCGAGTGTGATCCCGAGGCCGGCGAGGGCGCACAGTGTCGTGGCGGCGAGGGTGGGTCGAGGTCTCATGGCGGCTCCCGGGGAGCGGCCGGCCGGTGGGCCGGGCGTGGGGACGTCGAGGGCGCGAGCTGGTGTCGGGGTTCAGTGGTCGCGCAGGAGGCTTCCGGCGCCGTGGACGGTGTCGGTGATGCCGTTGCTGCGCAGGGCCAGCCACCAGGTGGCGGCGTTGATGGCGATGACGGGTTTGCCGAGCCAACGTTCGGCTTCGTCGGCGAGGCGGATCA includes these proteins:
- a CDS encoding LPXTG cell wall anchor domain-containing protein produces the protein MRPRPTLAATTLCALAGLGITLATAPSAHAAHGTVQYTCQVPFAGDTPAPVTLSLTATPEAPATGQEVTFTWTSEPVPQLAGPAPYDTDSMQTTGTLALAGAHNGTVTMTSPRKNPAVAPGSPVPIGEMTGRTTLTATGRTTVTPGRFVLDVAYKGRTIQVPCEPRDPATVLVLGGTNTEAQGDGTGHTTAIVLGAAGAVVVVTGAGFLAWRRRRTHATS